A single Bifidobacterium scardovii JCM 12489 = DSM 13734 DNA region contains:
- a CDS encoding AAA family ATPase encodes MIWPRHKHIEPGSRYVLGSEIANPKIDISVPRTAHLAIIGESNSGKSSVLANLISQEVAAGGEVWFIDLKTGMEAENYAQVLNRKAYDLDEAEALLTDFNAGVDTRAEQWRGKLRSLNDAQAPHRLLVIDEAADMIRSGANKKKSDACVELVRSALSRSRALNCTVVVATQNPRVSTSLPYRSLLLTTLALRLNSKSEAVMAMGEDAVRRGARPWQIPFNRPGDGYLWDAETNSVRFIHVPFVTDDEIHALRRVGGDGDGRSDSDSPVPATPPTSDNRGLLRRPLLRCEMRDENV; translated from the coding sequence ATGATCTGGCCCCGGCATAAACACATTGAGCCGGGTAGTCGTTATGTGTTGGGCTCGGAGATTGCCAACCCTAAGATTGACATCTCCGTGCCCCGCACGGCGCATCTGGCTATCATCGGCGAAAGCAACAGTGGCAAATCCAGCGTGCTGGCAAACCTCATTTCGCAGGAAGTCGCCGCCGGCGGCGAAGTCTGGTTCATCGATCTCAAGACCGGCATGGAAGCTGAAAACTACGCACAAGTACTGAACCGTAAAGCATACGACCTTGACGAAGCCGAGGCCCTGCTTACTGATTTCAACGCCGGCGTGGATACCCGAGCCGAACAATGGCGAGGGAAACTGCGCTCCCTAAACGATGCTCAGGCACCTCACCGATTGCTCGTCATCGACGAAGCAGCCGACATGATTCGCTCCGGTGCAAACAAGAAGAAGTCAGACGCCTGTGTGGAACTGGTACGATCGGCACTCTCACGCTCTCGCGCGTTGAACTGTACCGTGGTCGTCGCCACACAGAATCCACGCGTAAGCACTAGCTTGCCGTACCGGAGTCTGCTGCTCACCACACTGGCACTGCGTCTGAACTCCAAGAGCGAGGCCGTGATGGCGATGGGCGAAGACGCGGTACGACGCGGTGCCCGTCCATGGCAAATCCCGTTCAATCGCCCGGGAGACGGTTATCTGTGGGATGCCGAGACCAATTCCGTCCGCTTCATTCACGTGCCATTCGTCACCGATGATGAGATTCACGCTCTCCGCCGAGTAGGCGGGGACGGTGACGGGCGTAGCGATAGCGATAGCCCGGTACCGGCCACGCCGCCAACCTCTGACAACAGGGGGCTACTACGACGCCCCCTGTTGAGATGTGAGATGAGGGACGAAAATGTCTGA
- a CDS encoding replication protein produces MSDRKNDPNEKGRYWAGLIYPGDSCPDNWQELMQLSGLQILASPLHDQDIANVKTGELKKPHRHVIAMWMNTTTRRNAQRFFQQFNGPETIIRLENPRGMARYLIHLDNPEKAQYSPDDVMAFNGADWQKIAIPDDDKQEAMSVVNLVAENSIRGYYDLLKLCEQEHPDLLDFSARQTVFCREVIWSYWHASNDKPKKETDHD; encoded by the coding sequence ATGTCTGACAGGAAGAACGATCCGAACGAGAAAGGCCGGTACTGGGCTGGTCTGATTTACCCCGGTGATAGCTGTCCGGATAACTGGCAAGAGCTTATGCAGTTGTCTGGGTTACAAATCCTCGCATCCCCTCTACACGATCAGGACATAGCCAACGTCAAGACCGGTGAATTGAAGAAGCCTCACCGCCATGTGATCGCGATGTGGATGAACACCACCACGCGCCGGAACGCTCAACGGTTCTTCCAGCAGTTCAACGGTCCTGAGACCATCATCCGGCTGGAAAACCCGCGCGGCATGGCGCGCTATCTTATCCACCTCGACAATCCCGAGAAGGCACAGTACTCGCCCGATGATGTAATGGCCTTCAACGGTGCTGACTGGCAGAAGATAGCTATCCCCGACGACGACAAGCAAGAGGCCATGTCTGTGGTGAACCTCGTCGCCGAAAATAGCATCCGAGGCTATTACGACTTGCTCAAGCTCTGCGAACAGGAACACCCGGACTTGCTGGACTTCTCCGCCCGGCAAACGGTGTTCTGCCGTGAGGTGATATGGAGCTACTGGCACGCAAGCAACGACAAACCCAAGAAGGAGACTGACCATGATTGA
- the atpA gene encoding F0F1 ATP synthase subunit alpha, which yields MAELTIDPTTIRKALDEFVESYTPSDTPTQEVGYVATAGDGIAHVTGLPGCMANELLTFEDGTLGLAFNLDAREIGVVILGDFAGIEEGQEVRRTGEVLSVPVGDGYLGRTVDPLGNPIDGLGEIKGVEGRRILEAQAPDVMHRHPVDEPMSTGLKAIDAMTPIGRGQRQLIIGDRQTGKTAIAIDTIINQKANWASGDPKKQVRCIYVAIGQKGSTIASVKQSLEEAGAMEYTTIVASPASDSAGFKYIAPYTGSAIGQHWMYNGKHVLIVFDDLSKQAEAYRSISLLLRRPPGREAYPGDVFYLHSRLLERCAKVSDDLGGGSMTGLPIVETKANDVSAYIPTNVISITDGQIFLQSDLFNANQRPAVDVGISVSRVGGAAQTKALKKVSGTLKISLAQYRSLESFAMFASDLDAASKAQLNRGARLTELLKQPQFSPYSMEQEVVSVWAGTHGKFDDLEIADVLPFEKGLLDYLDHNTDILTTIRDTENFTADTEAALDKAVDAFRATYVTKTGKPLVEKQAAPAKPTPVEQERIVAKADKPEHDPNKHPMAGEKK from the coding sequence ATGGCAGAACTTACCATTGATCCCACCACGATACGCAAGGCGCTCGATGAGTTCGTCGAGTCGTACACGCCGTCGGACACTCCCACCCAGGAGGTGGGCTATGTGGCCACGGCTGGCGACGGCATTGCGCATGTGACGGGACTGCCTGGTTGCATGGCCAACGAGCTGCTGACCTTCGAGGACGGCACGCTCGGCCTGGCGTTCAACCTTGACGCCCGTGAGATCGGCGTGGTTATCCTCGGCGATTTCGCAGGCATCGAGGAAGGTCAGGAGGTCCGACGCACCGGCGAAGTGCTCTCCGTGCCCGTCGGCGACGGCTATCTCGGCCGCACCGTGGACCCGCTGGGCAACCCGATCGACGGTCTGGGGGAGATCAAGGGCGTCGAAGGGCGCCGCATTCTCGAGGCTCAGGCCCCGGACGTGATGCACCGCCACCCGGTCGACGAGCCTATGTCCACCGGCCTCAAGGCCATCGACGCGATGACGCCGATCGGCCGTGGCCAGCGCCAGCTGATCATCGGCGACCGCCAGACGGGCAAGACCGCCATCGCGATCGACACGATCATCAACCAGAAGGCGAACTGGGCCTCCGGCGACCCGAAGAAGCAGGTGCGCTGCATCTACGTGGCCATCGGCCAGAAGGGCTCGACCATCGCATCGGTCAAGCAGAGCCTCGAAGAGGCCGGCGCCATGGAGTACACCACCATCGTGGCCTCCCCGGCGTCCGATTCCGCTGGCTTCAAGTACATCGCCCCGTACACCGGCTCGGCCATCGGCCAGCACTGGATGTACAACGGCAAGCACGTGCTCATCGTCTTCGACGATCTGTCGAAGCAGGCCGAGGCCTACCGCTCGATCTCGCTGCTGCTGCGCCGCCCGCCGGGGCGCGAGGCCTACCCGGGTGATGTGTTCTACCTGCACTCCCGTCTGCTCGAGCGCTGCGCGAAGGTCTCCGACGACCTGGGCGGCGGCTCGATGACGGGTCTGCCGATCGTCGAGACCAAGGCGAACGACGTGTCCGCCTACATCCCGACCAACGTGATCTCCATCACCGACGGCCAGATCTTCCTGCAGTCCGATCTGTTCAACGCCAACCAGCGTCCTGCCGTGGACGTCGGCATCTCGGTCTCCCGAGTCGGTGGCGCCGCGCAGACCAAGGCTCTGAAGAAGGTCTCCGGCACGCTGAAGATCTCCCTGGCGCAGTACCGCTCGCTGGAATCCTTCGCCATGTTCGCGTCCGATCTGGATGCGGCGTCCAAGGCCCAGCTGAACCGTGGCGCCCGTCTGACCGAGCTCCTGAAGCAGCCGCAGTTCTCGCCGTATTCGATGGAGCAGGAGGTCGTGTCCGTGTGGGCCGGCACCCACGGCAAGTTCGACGATCTCGAGATCGCCGACGTGCTGCCCTTCGAGAAGGGTCTGCTGGATTACCTCGACCACAACACCGACATCCTCACGACCATCCGCGACACCGAGAACTTCACGGCCGACACCGAGGCCGCGCTGGACAAGGCCGTTGATGCGTTCCGTGCGACCTACGTGACCAAGACCGGCAAGCCGCTGGTCGAGAAGCAGGCCGCGCCCGCGAAGCCCACGCCGGTGGAGCAGGAGAGGATCGTCGCCAAGGCCGACAAGCCCGAGCATGATCCGAACAAGCACCCGATGGCCGGAGAAAAGAAGTAG
- a CDS encoding F0F1 ATP synthase subunit delta, with translation MRGEASRIADRVSRDSLAPRLRDTGEDAWRIGNELFSITNVLDHNVRLERALTDPSRPVADKVTVLKALLGDVAHPMTMEIMTDLVDRKWSRARDIANAVEDFGVDAMMYYSDATDTTLKVSVELAKLHSALLTLPVLRSKLYDATVPAEARVKLLDSVLEDSGLNKVTKRLAEHATCNLRGRRYLSTIQWLINKYSRHMGESMITVTTATPLTDEQIHKLIDIYSAKVGRRVHINSVVDASVIGGMRIQVGDEVTDNTVVAQLQKLQRTVKAQA, from the coding sequence ATGCGAGGAGAAGCATCGCGCATCGCCGATCGCGTATCGCGCGACTCGCTGGCGCCCAGGCTGCGTGACACGGGCGAGGATGCATGGCGCATCGGCAACGAACTGTTCTCGATCACCAACGTGCTCGACCACAATGTCCGGCTTGAACGCGCGCTCACCGATCCGTCCAGGCCCGTGGCCGACAAGGTCACGGTGCTCAAGGCGCTGCTCGGTGACGTCGCCCATCCGATGACCATGGAGATCATGACCGATCTGGTCGATCGCAAGTGGAGCCGCGCCAGGGACATCGCGAACGCCGTCGAGGACTTCGGTGTGGACGCGATGATGTACTACAGCGACGCCACCGACACCACGCTCAAGGTCTCGGTCGAGCTGGCCAAGCTGCACTCGGCCCTGCTGACGCTGCCGGTCCTGCGCTCCAAGCTCTACGACGCCACCGTGCCGGCCGAAGCCCGAGTCAAGCTGCTCGACAGCGTGCTTGAGGACAGCGGCCTCAACAAGGTGACCAAGCGTCTGGCGGAGCACGCCACCTGCAATCTGCGCGGTCGTCGGTACCTGTCGACGATCCAGTGGCTCATCAACAAGTATTCGCGCCATATGGGCGAATCGATGATCACCGTCACCACGGCGACGCCGCTGACCGACGAGCAAATCCACAAGCTGATCGACATCTACTCGGCCAAGGTCGGGCGCAGGGTGCACATCAACTCGGTGGTCGACGCGAGCGTCATCGGCGGCATGCGCATCCAGGTCGGCGACGAGGTCACCGACAACACAGTGGTCGCGCAGCTGCAGAAGCTGCAGCGCACAGTCAAGGCGCAGGCCTGA
- a CDS encoding F0F1 ATP synthase subunit B → MTIAASDGLKLFIPQVYDIVWSLIILVIVALFFYKFFMPKFNAIFDERAAKIEGNIAKAEQAKKDADAAKQKYESQLSNARVEASKIRDDARAEASHIIADARSRAESDAAQITANAQRSIESQHQQAMVSLKGEVGALATALAGKILGAKLEDEKVQSSMIDQLIDGMGSDKK, encoded by the coding sequence ATGACAATAGCCGCAAGTGACGGCCTCAAGCTGTTCATTCCGCAGGTCTACGACATCGTGTGGTCCCTGATCATCCTTGTCATCGTCGCGCTGTTCTTCTACAAGTTCTTCATGCCGAAATTCAACGCCATCTTCGATGAGCGGGCGGCGAAGATCGAAGGCAACATCGCCAAGGCCGAGCAGGCCAAGAAGGATGCGGACGCCGCGAAGCAGAAGTACGAGTCCCAGCTAAGCAACGCGCGCGTCGAGGCGTCCAAGATCCGTGATGACGCCCGTGCCGAGGCTTCGCACATCATCGCCGACGCCCGTTCTCGTGCCGAGTCCGATGCGGCTCAGATCACCGCCAACGCGCAGCGCTCCATCGAGTCGCAGCACCAGCAGGCGATGGTCAGCCTGAAGGGCGAGGTCGGCGCGCTGGCCACCGCTCTGGCGGGCAAGATCCTCGGTGCCAAGCTTGAGGACGAGAAGGTCCAGTCGTCGATGATCGACCAGTTGATCGACGGCATGGGCAGCGACAAGAAGTGA
- a CDS encoding XamI family restriction endonuclease → MINADKPNRWNEDTQASILQYNDWFFNYAPSTYQSARGECIEGVQRLLDGTNYLRSLDEQYLWNNPEDLAIARMFCAPPIARERLAGLAQVSKTIVQSMEKRQCPSRAFPCTATRSH, encoded by the coding sequence GTGATTAACGCGGACAAGCCCAACCGCTGGAACGAGGACACGCAAGCATCAATCTTGCAATATAACGATTGGTTCTTCAACTACGCTCCGAGCACTTACCAGTCCGCACGCGGTGAATGCATTGAAGGCGTCCAGCGCCTTCTAGACGGCACCAACTACCTCCGCTCTCTCGATGAGCAGTACCTTTGGAACAACCCCGAAGATCTTGCCATAGCCCGCATGTTTTGTGCCCCGCCCATCGCCCGAGAAAGGCTTGCCGGTCTTGCCCAAGTCAGCAAAACCATTGTGCAGTCCATGGAGAAAAGGCAATGTCCCTCGAGGGCGTTCCCGTGCACAGCGACAAGAAGCCATTAG
- the atpB gene encoding F0F1 ATP synthase subunit A, with the protein MVDAVGMGMLLAAEKSPELPTVNDFLPPEILFQGTPFAINRIILIRIVATIVLLVVLGITAQRAKLIPGRWQGVVEMGIDFVRDSVVYQVMGEVRGKRFVPMISTLFFTIFVFNLCGIIPGMNMAATATVVMPLLFAVWVLVQYWVTAAREKGLWSYIRDECFPKGVPWPVYILLAPIQLCELVLIRPASLTIRLFANMISGHLLVASCLAFAQFWVIDASNKLAGIPVGMLWFIFGLVLTLFEAFVAFLQAYVFAILSTVYISMSYPEE; encoded by the coding sequence ATGGTAGATGCAGTCGGTATGGGCATGCTGTTAGCTGCCGAAAAAAGCCCTGAGCTGCCAACAGTCAATGATTTTCTTCCTCCAGAGATCCTGTTTCAGGGGACCCCGTTCGCGATCAACCGCATCATCCTGATCCGCATCGTGGCGACCATCGTGCTGCTGGTGGTGCTCGGCATCACGGCGCAGCGGGCCAAGCTCATTCCCGGGCGTTGGCAGGGCGTCGTCGAGATGGGCATCGACTTCGTGCGCGACAGCGTGGTGTACCAGGTCATGGGCGAGGTGCGCGGCAAGCGTTTCGTGCCGATGATCTCGACCCTGTTCTTCACGATCTTCGTGTTCAACCTGTGCGGCATCATCCCCGGCATGAACATGGCGGCCACCGCCACGGTGGTCATGCCGCTGCTGTTCGCCGTGTGGGTGCTGGTCCAGTACTGGGTCACCGCGGCCCGTGAGAAGGGCCTGTGGAGCTACATCCGCGACGAGTGCTTCCCCAAGGGCGTGCCGTGGCCGGTGTACATCCTGCTGGCTCCGATCCAGCTGTGCGAGCTGGTGCTGATCCGCCCCGCCTCGCTGACCATCCGTCTGTTCGCCAACATGATCTCCGGGCACCTGCTCGTGGCGTCCTGTCTGGCGTTCGCGCAGTTCTGGGTCATCGACGCATCCAACAAGCTCGCGGGCATCCCCGTCGGCATGCTGTGGTTCATCTTCGGCCTGGTGCTCACCCTCTTCGAGGCGTTCGTCGCCTTCCTGCAAGCCTATGTGTTCGCCATCCTTTCGACGGTGTACATCAGCATGAGCTACCCGGAGGAGTGA
- a CDS encoding homoserine O-succinyltransferase: MPIKIASGLPARAILDSERIFALEKPEAERQRVRPLKLVILNLMPKKIETETQLLRLISKSPLQVEIDFMKTSTHEATHVSADHLVKFYETLAAFKDNYYDGFVVTGAPVEHMPFEQVDYWDEFKTILDWASTHVFSTMYLCWGAMGALNYRYGVRKVDLPEKIFGVFPQYLQDEYCFLTNGFDEIILQPHSRLAGVSEDDVAANANLQVLTWGPRSGPGLIATRDFSEVFALGHWEYGKYTLAEEYERDMAKGMTNVPFPENYFPHDDPSLEPLFAWRAHANLLWRNWLNWIYQTTPYDLTEVPQLRAEKRLGTDRSLRHEPGSPRSDGFAPFERDGYGVITR; the protein is encoded by the coding sequence ATGCCTATCAAAATCGCCAGCGGCCTACCGGCCCGTGCCATCCTCGACTCGGAACGCATCTTCGCGCTCGAGAAGCCCGAAGCGGAGCGCCAGCGCGTGCGCCCGCTCAAGCTGGTGATTCTGAACCTCATGCCCAAGAAGATCGAGACGGAAACGCAGCTGCTGCGCCTGATCTCCAAGTCGCCGCTGCAGGTGGAGATCGATTTCATGAAGACCTCCACGCACGAGGCCACGCATGTGAGCGCCGATCATCTGGTCAAGTTCTACGAGACGCTCGCCGCGTTCAAGGACAACTATTACGACGGCTTCGTCGTCACCGGCGCGCCCGTGGAGCATATGCCCTTCGAGCAGGTCGACTACTGGGACGAGTTCAAGACGATTCTCGACTGGGCCTCGACGCATGTGTTCTCCACCATGTATCTGTGCTGGGGGGCGATGGGGGCACTCAATTACCGATATGGCGTGCGCAAGGTCGACCTGCCCGAAAAGATCTTCGGGGTCTTCCCCCAGTACCTGCAGGACGAGTACTGCTTCCTGACCAACGGCTTCGACGAGATCATCCTGCAGCCGCACTCGCGGCTCGCCGGAGTGAGCGAGGACGACGTCGCCGCCAACGCGAACCTGCAGGTGCTCACCTGGGGGCCGCGCTCGGGCCCCGGCCTGATCGCCACCCGGGATTTCTCCGAGGTGTTTGCGCTGGGCCACTGGGAGTACGGCAAGTACACGCTTGCCGAGGAGTACGAGCGGGACATGGCCAAGGGCATGACCAACGTGCCGTTCCCGGAGAACTACTTCCCGCATGACGATCCGTCGCTGGAGCCGCTGTTCGCCTGGCGCGCGCACGCGAACCTGCTGTGGCGCAACTGGCTGAACTGGATTTACCAGACCACGCCGTACGACCTGACCGAGGTGCCGCAGCTGCGCGCCGAAAAGCGGCTCGGCACCGATCGTTCGCTCCGCCATGAGCCGGGAAGCCCCCGGTCCGACGGCTTCGCTCCGTTCGAGCGTGACGGGTACGGCGTGATCACGCGCTGA
- a CDS encoding helix-turn-helix domain-containing protein — translation MEIDSKLLMQALKKAGEDRSMTQEELGKQLGFSKDRAKNIFTGRTKLSGDDVLRILSNPQYSLPKLKKYMPYWRLRRDLADVEKESQIMDAINESALMFPRRIQSSLMQTNVRKSSTEMARDVMSDKRWWMLQTGWICSAAIDGETVVFSPVAPDFLTAVKAMKRIGWIAYNKGMNTACAYWEKINGGKSEPESNAYCEETLRSYIINPDNGFDLDSGFLRVVTDRSIGSIEIDRAKELSKFINIIEDVVENWSRYSLSDRTDEYGFSPADLYRDKFEYLEAAVLEMCAIHHDLVESDVEIEESVERQYLQIMSEDGKRYRYSALIDPILAVNDRAGRLTSPTVDDWKRYNALQKSR, via the coding sequence ATGGAGATTGACAGCAAGCTCTTGATGCAGGCGCTAAAAAAGGCCGGGGAAGATCGAAGTATGACGCAAGAGGAGCTGGGCAAGCAACTAGGTTTCAGTAAGGACCGTGCGAAGAACATATTCACCGGCCGCACCAAACTTAGCGGTGATGATGTGCTGAGGATTCTAAGTAATCCGCAATACTCTTTGCCGAAGCTGAAAAAGTACATGCCATATTGGCGTCTGCGCAGAGATCTTGCTGATGTTGAAAAAGAATCTCAGATAATGGATGCGATCAATGAGAGCGCACTGATGTTTCCAAGACGGATTCAGTCGTCACTGATGCAAACAAATGTGCGCAAATCGTCGACTGAAATGGCTCGGGACGTAATGAGCGATAAACGTTGGTGGATGCTGCAAACAGGATGGATATGCTCCGCCGCCATTGACGGAGAAACGGTTGTCTTCAGTCCTGTAGCACCGGATTTCCTTACTGCGGTCAAAGCTATGAAGCGTATAGGGTGGATTGCTTACAACAAAGGAATGAATACGGCCTGTGCTTATTGGGAGAAAATAAATGGTGGCAAAAGTGAGCCGGAATCAAATGCTTATTGTGAGGAAACGCTAAGGAGCTACATCATAAATCCGGATAATGGCTTCGATTTGGATTCAGGATTTCTGCGAGTGGTTACTGATAGGAGTATTGGCTCTATAGAGATTGATAGAGCAAAAGAGCTATCAAAATTTATCAATATCATCGAAGACGTAGTTGAAAATTGGTCGCGTTATTCTCTTTCTGATCGGACTGATGAATATGGTTTCTCCCCTGCTGATCTCTACAGAGATAAGTTCGAGTACCTTGAGGCTGCGGTTCTTGAGATGTGCGCGATTCACCATGACCTCGTGGAATCCGACGTTGAAATCGAGGAGTCAGTCGAACGACAATATCTTCAGATTATGTCCGAGGACGGTAAGCGGTATCGATATTCCGCATTGATTGACCCAATCCTCGCTGTGAACGACAGGGCGGGACGTCTAACGAGCCCTACGGTTGATGACTGGAAGCGGTACAACGCACTTCAGAAAAGTCGGTGA
- the atpE gene encoding ATP synthase F0 subunit C, translating into MDIITLAQVSGSLSVIGYGLATLGPGLGLGILFGKAMESTARQPEVSGKIQMIMFIGLALVEVLGLLGFVAALIVA; encoded by the coding sequence ATGGACATCATTACTCTCGCTCAGGTCTCCGGCAGCCTCTCCGTCATCGGCTACGGCCTCGCGACCCTCGGCCCTGGCCTCGGTCTGGGCATCCTGTTCGGCAAGGCGATGGAGTCCACCGCTCGTCAGCCCGAAGTGAGCGGCAAGATCCAGATGATCATGTTCATCGGCCTCGCCCTGGTCGAGGTGCTGGGCCTGCTCGGCTTCGTGGCCGCGCTGATCGTTGCGTGA